From the genome of Drosophila gunungcola strain Sukarami chromosome 3L unlocalized genomic scaffold, Dgunungcola_SK_2 000005F, whole genome shotgun sequence:
AAGTACCTATATCCCATGTCATGAGCACAAagtccatttttttttaaactaattttttaaattatgtactAATAGTTTACTTACTTCTATTACTTAAGAACTGCAGGGTTGTTCTGTCATAAATTGTGTCTCCCAATCGCATTTACTTATAACGCATATTCAAAGAAGCATTATTGAATCAAATACGCTTGATTAACACGCAAATCATCACTTACTGTTAAGTTGGTTATTCggttaaaaaatacttattatCCAACAATATAATAAGGGTTTTCTTAACTAATTCATTCAgtaagataaatattttttgtttttggttttgtttttataggaAGAAAACCAAAGGCTTTATTGGGTTGTATACTGTGTAAAACTTAGATAATAAATTAGTGTATcattttaactaaattatgttttatgcTTACTTTCTAGTAATAAAGAACTACAGGGTATTATGACTTCTGTAAAAACTGTAGTCTCATAAACACATTTATTAATGATGCATGTTCAAAGAAGCGTTGCTTAATCAAATTCGCTTGGTTACATCAGCAAATTAATAACACACTCTCAGCGCGCAAATAAGACATGAATTTTAACTTGAACTCAGGGCCCCAATTtaatacaacaatttttatgcTAAGGACCAAGTTTTGGGGGTCCccaaattacaattaattagTTTGCATAATCAGATACACCCGATTGCACCTGCCAATTAAATTCCActtaaattatacaattacCAGGAGGACAAAATGTACCAGAGATAAAGCAGATGTGACTGCAAAGCGGGGCACACAGGCTTAGTGAATTCAGATTTTGGGGGCGGAGTAGACACGCCGGCACTTGCAACTTAAACTTCGGGAGATATACAGACATACAGACATACAAACATACAGACATACAGACAATGCCAAAGCCAAACCAATCCAATTCAATCCAAAACGCACCCGGAGAGTCTAGGCATTTGGTGGAGCAAGATTTATGGGAGACAGGAGCTGCCGCCTCGTGGacatcaaattgaaattcagGCACAATGTCAACAGCAATCGGGGACGAGGTCAGACAGGCTCAGACGGCGtttgcgactgcgactgcgacggcgacggcgactTGGAATCCAGAGCTGGCTTCTCTGAAGCCGAAAAATCCACATAAATAACGCGGGCATCCAACTGCTGCCCCTGCTCAGCCCCCTCTACTCCTTCCTCCGTCCAGCTTGTTTCTGCGAATGGCAGGTGCAACTCAATCAACGCTCCTCGCCACGTCTCACCGCGATGCTGTGCCACAAAACGTTGCAACGTTGCATGTCATCTGTTTGGCTCTCTGGAGCTACAGAGCTGTGGACAGAAGCTGCGGCTTCTGCGACTGGGAGCCACCTGCCCAAAAGTTGACTTTGGacgtttttgtttacatttggcGGAAAGGTGAAGTGGCGCAGCGAAAAGCTGCCACGGAATGGAATGAAGTTGGAGTCAGAGTCGGATAAAGAACTCAACTGAGGAAGCTGCTAGCAAGTTTTGGGTTCGAGTGGGTATCACAGATCAACGATCTGCGGTCAGAAAGACCTCCAAGGGTTCAATGTTCCTAAGAGAACTCTAAGGGGAAGCGACGACCTGATAAAGTGTTTATCTATCTACttgtaataattttgttattccGTTCCACAAATTCCTGTGCGGGTCAATCAATAATACTTTGAAACTCTTAATTACACTTCAGAAAAACTGTAAAAGTCTTCTCATACCTAATCATTACCGATCCAAAGATTAAATGTAGTCCAAAAGCTGAATAATATTAcatctttttattaaaacgtAACTCCTTTAATATActgcttctttttttatagaaaactACTTAACAAATACAAATCTATGTAATTGATCTAAAGATCCAATTCAtagacaaattttaaacagaATTCTAAGCTTTACTCTTTTTcctttcttaaaattataactaacTATAAGGATAATTTTTCGCTTGTGTTCAGATCACGTTTCTTAAAACtactttaaaacatattattaaaaaatgtggcTTATAAGTAATAAAGGCCACCATAAATATATTAGCTATCAAATAAACTCCATCAAAACAAACTATTCCACCAAAACGGCCTTCTAAATAACTGCTGAGGGCCATTCTACTAGAAGTTTGCGATTCCCTTAATCAGTTTGAATTAATCTGAACAGAATGCCGATGCAGGACCACCTATCAAAGCATAACCCTACATTATCGAGGCGACGAGTGCTCCTTAATGTGTCGAGACTTTGACCCTGGGAAGCAATTATCCCTCTTCTGGTCGATCGGTTTGATCACCCAGCCCGGCATGACTCTTTGCAGACTTTCCATCGACATCGACCGTTTTGCGGCTCAATTAGGCGGCGGAGTTTCATCTTCTACCTGATTCGAGGAGTCCCTATACTCcagagttttatttttcgggCTACCCAAGTAGCAGCACGCTGGGGCGCTAATTGAAGGGAACGGAGCAAAGATCAGAGACGAAGGCCAACTCGAAACCGATCAGAAGCATTCATTAATAAATAGAAACTATCACTAACTTTACTAATCCTCGCTAAAAGACAAGTCTGCGGAATTTTTGAGTATCAACTTCAGACGGAAGGCGTCCACACCGTTCATGTAGTAACGCAAAAGTCGCCGCTCCCGAATGAAACCCAGACTTTCGTAGAGAGCCAATGCAGGTTTGTTGGTCAACTCTGTTTCCAGGACAATCATGGCTGCATCCTTCATGGCCATTGCCTCGATGGCCATTTCAGAGAGGGCTCTTCCGATTCCCCGCTTCCTATACTCCACATCCACGGACAACATGGCGATATAGCCCTGCAGAACTCCGCCAATGGTCGCTTCCAACTTGCACACTATCACGCCCACGTAGCGATCTCCTTCCATGGCAAAGAAGCAAAGATCTGGCCAGTTGTACACAAAGTAGCGATATGTGTAAATCGAGTACGGTTCGGATAGCTCCTCGTCGATAAGACTCTGGAGCACCTTAAGGTGCGATTCTTCTTGAAACACACAGAAGGTGTACTGCTTTAAGTCTTGACCTCCTATCATGGCTATTTCCTCAGAGGTCGTTGGATTATCCTCGACCTCAAGAACTGTTTTCTCTAGAGAGCCATCCTCGAGAACCGCTTTTTTTTGAGAGGCAGGGAAATTCATTAACTCAAGAGCTACTTCCTCTACAGAAGTAGGTTGATCCTCCTCCACAAGATCCGATTTTTCATAAGAGGGAGGTTGATCCTGCCTTACAGGAACTGATTCCGATACATCGTCCCccattttcttaaaaagttttaatgaaa
Proteins encoded in this window:
- the LOC128259157 gene encoding uncharacterized protein LOC128259157, with protein sequence MGDDVSESVPVRQDQPPSYEKSDLVEEDQPTSVEEVALELMNFPASQKKAVLEDGSLEKTVLEVEDNPTTSEEIAMIGGQDLKQYTFCVFQEESHLKVLQSLIDEELSEPYSIYTYRYFVYNWPDLCFFAMEGDRYVGVIVCKLEATIGGVLQGYIAMLSVDVEYRKRGIGRALSEMAIEAMAMKDAAMIVLETELTNKPALALYESLGFIRERRLLRYYMNGVDAFRLKLILKNSADLSFSED